One genomic window of Candidatus Baltobacteraceae bacterium includes the following:
- a CDS encoding SpoIIE family protein phosphatase yields MAAKTRNRDQQRLALLVRSGEIFHQSLDVAETLNNVARLAVETFAEICLFDLIDERSERLFVTASAHRDPSKEQALASVQSILYVEEFGVHPVVQVTRTGEPFFLPHISEEVLMSHAASRQHERYMRQFGYRSKIVVAVVSQNQIFGALTFVRTDADVEFNHADLQFAIEVGRRAGVAVANAKQYHREQHVAETLQRAFLPRTLPSRRGFQVSAHYRPGSTEADIGGDWYDAFVNGSGNVVVAIGDVTGKGIEAARLMVLMRQAVRVASLDSDDPHYIAGVCNRLLLQEGGERFASAFVGVIDSESGVLRYVSAGHAPPLIRQPDGTITKLEPPSAPLGAFADVAFDVHEARCSPGSVLALYTDGIVEINRDVLTGERRLQELLEAKAVLYAANPAEFLERVIGDDPPRDDIAILVVTFTRRTMRWRFEAADARTAYSLRNDYLANLQRVCAAEPDDLSLCGVIFAELIGNAVRHASGPLSVSLEFRGEEVLLHIIDKGPGFTFEPSLPRDIWSESGRGLFLVSQLARGVEVERLPGAGSHVCAVLPVRCVTNETRRGAVTTRGTVPETDESHPLQRRAASGRA; encoded by the coding sequence TTGGCAGCTAAGACCCGAAACCGCGACCAGCAACGGCTCGCGCTTCTCGTCAGATCGGGAGAGATTTTTCATCAGTCGCTGGATGTCGCGGAAACGCTTAACAACGTCGCGCGCCTGGCCGTGGAGACGTTTGCGGAAATTTGCCTCTTCGATTTAATCGACGAGCGCTCGGAGCGCCTTTTCGTTACCGCCTCCGCCCATCGTGACCCAAGCAAAGAACAGGCCCTTGCAAGCGTCCAGTCGATTCTCTACGTCGAAGAGTTCGGCGTTCATCCGGTCGTCCAAGTCACGCGCACCGGCGAACCGTTTTTCTTGCCGCACATCAGCGAAGAAGTGCTGATGAGTCACGCGGCGTCGCGGCAGCACGAACGGTACATGCGTCAGTTCGGCTACCGCTCGAAGATCGTCGTTGCGGTGGTGTCGCAGAATCAGATCTTCGGCGCGCTGACCTTCGTGCGCACAGACGCCGACGTCGAGTTCAATCACGCCGATCTGCAGTTTGCCATCGAGGTAGGACGCCGCGCGGGCGTCGCCGTCGCCAACGCCAAACAGTACCATCGCGAGCAGCACGTCGCCGAGACGCTGCAGCGCGCGTTCCTGCCGAGGACGCTTCCGTCGCGGCGCGGATTTCAGGTGAGTGCGCACTACCGGCCCGGTTCCACGGAAGCGGACATCGGCGGCGACTGGTACGATGCGTTCGTAAACGGGAGCGGGAACGTGGTGGTGGCCATCGGCGACGTCACCGGAAAGGGCATTGAGGCGGCACGCCTGATGGTGCTGATGCGTCAGGCCGTTCGCGTGGCCTCGCTCGATTCGGACGATCCGCACTACATCGCCGGCGTTTGCAACCGGTTGCTGCTCCAGGAAGGCGGCGAACGTTTCGCGAGCGCGTTCGTCGGCGTGATCGATTCCGAAAGCGGCGTTTTGCGTTACGTTTCGGCCGGCCACGCGCCGCCGTTGATTCGGCAGCCGGACGGAACGATAACGAAGCTCGAACCGCCGTCGGCGCCGTTGGGGGCGTTCGCGGACGTCGCGTTCGACGTGCACGAAGCACGGTGTTCGCCGGGCAGCGTCCTCGCGCTCTATACGGACGGCATCGTCGAAATCAATCGCGACGTCCTTACCGGCGAGCGTCGCTTGCAAGAGCTGCTCGAAGCGAAGGCGGTCTTGTACGCGGCCAATCCAGCGGAGTTTCTCGAACGGGTTATCGGCGACGACCCGCCGCGCGACGACATCGCGATTCTGGTCGTGACGTTTACGCGGCGAACGATGCGCTGGCGCTTTGAAGCGGCCGATGCGAGAACCGCGTATTCCTTACGAAACGACTATCTCGCGAATCTTCAACGCGTTTGTGCTGCCGAGCCCGACGATCTGTCGCTGTGCGGCGTGATCTTCGCGGAACTGATCGGTAACGCCGTCCGGCACGCGTCGGGTCCGTTGAGCGTTTCGCTCGAGTTTCGCGGTGAAGAAGTGCTGCTTCACATCATCGATAAGGGTCCGGGCTTCACGTTCGAACCTTCGCTGCCGCGGGACATTTGGTCCGAATCGGGACGCGGTCTTTTTCTTGTCTCGCAGCTTGCGCGAGGCGTCGAGGTCGAGCGCCTACCCGGGGCGGGAAGCCACGTCTGCGCCGTGCTTCCGGTGCGCTGCGTAACGAACGAGACGCGCCGCGGCGCGGTTACGACGAGGGGGACGGTGCCGGAGACGGACGAATCGCATCCGCTCCAGCGCAGAGCTGCGTCCGGCCGAGCGTAA
- a CDS encoding rhodanese-like domain-containing protein, with amino-acid sequence MKTIRPDEIDTTSTPVVDVRMRPGRKQIRGAIHYDPKHVLEADPLVLPLPRDGPIAVYGDSQNVVAAVVDKMQRSGYAGAASLDGGIEGWHDAGLPLEDATQEQPVPGESGAGI; translated from the coding sequence GTGAAAACGATTAGACCGGACGAAATCGATACGACGTCGACCCCCGTGGTCGACGTGCGCATGCGTCCCGGACGCAAACAGATCCGCGGCGCGATCCATTACGATCCGAAGCACGTCTTGGAAGCCGATCCGCTGGTCTTACCGTTGCCCCGCGACGGCCCGATCGCCGTGTACGGCGATTCGCAAAACGTTGTCGCGGCCGTCGTCGACAAGATGCAGCGCAGCGGTTATGCCGGCGCGGCGTCGCTCGACGGCGGCATCGAAGGCTGGCACGACGCGGGTTTACCGCTCGAAGACGCGACGCAAGAACAGCCGGTTCCAGGCGAATCCGGAGCCGGCATATAG
- a CDS encoding erythromycin esterase family protein, with protein sequence MAPSAEGRLAIDLAHALVPLKGGVSDDETLFGMIGDASVVLIGESTHGTHEFYRARADITRRLIDRRGFTAVCIEGDWPDAYRVNRYVRGASDDADALESFDGFKRFPTWMWRNAEVLDFIAWLREHNDGAPARRRPKAGFYGLDLYGMYASHAVMPVADTDCRDLLVSELLDIARMASHHAPIDERVPVDQYFYAQQSARVAGNAQEYYRAMLDESPCARNLRDAHMFDTLERLIEHLAIAQGPTKIVVWTHNETNVGALARRRFGPQAIVIGLTTYTGTVTAASQWHAPVERKRIVPARGDSYEYLFHATNVPRFLVPLRAHRPKLAGLPQQARERAIGVVYQPQTEADSHYFTARLIDQFDALYHFDVTRALEPL encoded by the coding sequence ATGGCACCGTCGGCTGAGGGGCGATTGGCGATCGACCTTGCGCACGCGCTCGTTCCGCTCAAGGGCGGGGTAAGCGACGATGAGACGCTGTTCGGCATGATCGGCGACGCATCCGTCGTGCTGATCGGCGAATCGACCCACGGCACGCACGAGTTTTATCGAGCGCGCGCCGATATCACGCGACGGCTCATTGATCGCCGCGGTTTTACGGCGGTGTGCATCGAAGGCGATTGGCCCGACGCGTATCGCGTGAACCGATACGTTCGCGGCGCGAGTGACGACGCAGACGCGCTCGAGTCGTTCGACGGCTTCAAACGATTCCCCACGTGGATGTGGCGCAACGCGGAAGTCCTCGATTTCATCGCGTGGCTGCGCGAACATAACGACGGAGCGCCCGCGAGACGGCGCCCAAAGGCCGGCTTTTACGGGCTGGATCTGTACGGCATGTACGCCTCACACGCCGTCATGCCCGTGGCAGACACGGATTGCCGGGACCTGCTCGTCTCCGAGCTGTTGGATATTGCGCGCATGGCTTCGCATCACGCTCCAATCGACGAGCGCGTCCCGGTCGATCAATACTTCTACGCGCAGCAGAGCGCTCGTGTGGCGGGAAACGCACAAGAGTATTATCGGGCCATGCTCGATGAGTCGCCTTGCGCGCGAAACCTGCGGGACGCGCACATGTTCGACACGCTCGAGCGTCTGATAGAACATCTCGCGATCGCACAGGGCCCGACGAAGATCGTCGTTTGGACGCACAACGAAACGAACGTCGGAGCGCTCGCGCGCCGGCGATTCGGCCCCCAGGCAATCGTCATCGGGCTCACGACGTACACCGGAACGGTTACCGCAGCGTCGCAATGGCACGCGCCCGTCGAGCGTAAGCGGATCGTGCCCGCGCGCGGCGACAGCTACGAATATCTTTTCCACGCGACCAACGTACCTCGGTTCCTCGTGCCGCTACGGGCGCATCGGCCGAAGCTGGCCGGTTTGCCGCAGCAGGCCCGCGAGCGCGCCATCGGCGTCGTTTACCAGCCGCAGACCGAAGCGGACAGTCATTATTTCACGGCCCGGTTGATCGATCAGTTCGACGCGCTCTACCACTTCGACGTCACGCGCGCGCTCGAGCCGCTCTAA
- a CDS encoding STAS domain-containing protein: MLSTGREPVEGRQVITIVLRGDLSVQTLSELRETLAHAEGCDVVVLDLGAVNYVDSTTLTAFVKLRGRMLEGGRAGTVRIARPVTSVRRIFEICHLDKLFEIYDSIEDAQRA, translated from the coding sequence ATGCTTTCGACGGGTCGTGAGCCGGTCGAAGGGCGCCAGGTGATCACGATCGTCTTGCGCGGGGACTTGTCGGTGCAGACGCTTTCCGAGTTACGCGAAACGCTCGCGCACGCCGAAGGCTGCGACGTCGTGGTTCTGGATTTGGGCGCCGTGAACTACGTCGACTCGACGACCTTGACGGCGTTCGTGAAGCTGCGCGGGAGAATGTTGGAGGGCGGACGCGCGGGAACCGTGCGTATCGCGCGGCCCGTGACGAGCGTTCGGCGGATTTTCGAGATCTGCCACCTCGACAAGCTCTTCGAGATCTACGACTCGATTGAGGACGCCCAGCGCGCCTAA
- a CDS encoding creatininase family protein — protein sequence MTAKYRYGELTWPEVKAAAAQNRVAVIPIATIEDHGPHLPIDTDLRLCNAVCEAAVARAADRAILVPSINHGYSPHHMDFPGAITIGPHTLLDYGLDVCKSLAHHGFKKLLVVNGHGSNTPFVDIIARLAVVHSGVLAAAVNYWNAPGVRDVAEGLRESDKVGGMNHACEFETSLYLAIAPDLVDMSLARRELSHRPTENYWTDLVAGDGPLVMMEAWSSLSQSGVMGDPTKATAAKGRALLDAAAGGIVTLIDEMLARAPAVGIDHH from the coding sequence ATGACCGCGAAGTACCGGTATGGCGAGCTGACGTGGCCCGAAGTCAAAGCGGCGGCCGCGCAGAATCGCGTCGCGGTGATCCCGATCGCGACGATCGAGGATCACGGGCCGCATCTCCCGATCGACACCGACTTGCGTTTGTGCAACGCGGTGTGCGAGGCCGCGGTCGCTCGAGCTGCCGATCGTGCGATCCTCGTTCCGTCGATCAATCACGGATACAGTCCGCACCACATGGATTTTCCGGGCGCCATCACGATCGGACCGCACACCCTGCTCGACTACGGACTCGACGTCTGCAAGAGCTTGGCCCATCACGGTTTCAAGAAACTGCTCGTCGTCAACGGACACGGCAGCAACACCCCGTTCGTCGACATCATCGCGCGTTTGGCGGTCGTGCATAGCGGCGTGCTCGCCGCGGCCGTAAACTACTGGAACGCCCCAGGCGTTCGCGACGTAGCCGAAGGGTTGCGCGAATCCGACAAGGTCGGCGGCATGAATCACGCTTGCGAGTTCGAGACGTCACTTTACCTTGCAATCGCGCCGGATCTCGTCGACATGAGTCTCGCGCGCCGCGAGCTGTCGCATCGTCCGACCGAGAACTATTGGACCGATCTCGTTGCAGGCGACGGTCCGCTGGTCATGATGGAGGCGTGGAGTTCGCTGTCGCAATCGGGCGTCATGGGCGACCCGACGAAAGCCACGGCCGCGAAGGGGCGCGCGCTGCTCGACGCGGCGGCCGGCGGCATCGTAACCTTGATCGACGAGATGCTCGCACGCGCGCCGGCGGTCGGCATCGACCACCACTAA
- a CDS encoding alkaline phosphatase family protein produces the protein MKRSRAQAIATTIVATAATMLAACSSSNSPVTPVTPKAKIGHVIVLFQENRSFNVLFAGFPGALTAMSGPCATHFPDGTAATWCKAGTNVHLQQITLESTGKPAAGTDLQHDHAAYELEYHGGKMDGFDLVTLGTGGGQGNAKLYPYAYVERSEVKPYWDLASSYALADHMFSTATTDSFVAHQQIVAGTTQLNSHESVVDTPSAFPWGCDASPGTATSIITTSGKVITNGGPFPCFAYKSMADVLDAAKVSWKYYVYGDPFTSSGPDTDFSGSVWNGFDPIAKVRCAHFNAPDRCTGTGADWKTHISEPAGNVLGDIAKGTLPQMSWVIPGLLCSDHPASGDDKGPSWIAQVVNAVGKSKYWNDTAILILWDDWGGFYDNVAPPQTSYTSLGMRVPLIIVSPYAKSGFVSHTQYDFGSVLKFVEQTFDTDSLGTSDASATSIVDGFDFTQKAHAFTPVAARYQNPHCAAGATAKQIIDNDGGIVPE, from the coding sequence TTGAAACGTTCCCGCGCCCAGGCGATTGCGACGACGATCGTTGCGACAGCTGCGACGATGCTCGCGGCCTGCTCGAGCTCGAACTCACCCGTCACGCCGGTGACTCCAAAGGCAAAGATTGGGCACGTCATCGTGCTCTTCCAAGAAAACCGAAGCTTCAACGTGCTCTTTGCCGGGTTTCCGGGGGCGTTGACGGCAATGTCGGGCCCGTGCGCGACGCACTTCCCCGACGGGACCGCCGCAACGTGGTGTAAAGCCGGCACGAACGTGCACCTTCAACAGATAACATTGGAGTCGACCGGAAAGCCGGCGGCGGGAACGGACCTGCAACACGATCACGCGGCGTACGAGCTGGAATACCACGGCGGCAAGATGGACGGCTTCGATCTCGTCACGCTCGGTACCGGCGGCGGACAAGGCAACGCCAAGCTCTACCCGTACGCGTACGTGGAGCGTTCCGAGGTCAAGCCCTACTGGGATCTAGCGTCGTCGTACGCGTTAGCCGATCACATGTTCTCGACGGCGACGACCGACAGTTTCGTCGCACACCAGCAAATCGTTGCCGGAACGACGCAGCTCAACTCGCACGAGTCCGTCGTCGACACGCCCAGCGCATTTCCATGGGGTTGCGACGCTTCGCCCGGCACCGCAACCTCGATCATCACGACGAGCGGGAAAGTGATTACCAACGGCGGTCCGTTTCCGTGCTTCGCGTACAAAAGCATGGCCGACGTCCTCGATGCGGCCAAGGTGTCGTGGAAGTACTACGTCTACGGCGATCCGTTCACGTCGTCGGGTCCGGATACCGATTTCTCGGGTTCGGTTTGGAACGGCTTCGACCCGATCGCCAAGGTGCGCTGTGCCCACTTTAATGCTCCCGATCGCTGCACCGGAACCGGCGCCGATTGGAAGACACACATCAGCGAGCCCGCCGGAAACGTTCTGGGCGACATCGCGAAGGGAACGCTGCCGCAGATGTCGTGGGTCATCCCCGGTTTGCTCTGTTCGGACCATCCGGCATCCGGCGACGACAAGGGCCCGTCGTGGATCGCGCAGGTCGTCAACGCGGTGGGCAAGAGCAAGTATTGGAACGACACCGCGATCCTCATCCTGTGGGACGATTGGGGAGGCTTTTACGACAACGTCGCCCCGCCGCAGACCAGCTACACGAGCCTAGGCATGCGCGTTCCGCTCATTATCGTCTCGCCCTACGCAAAGAGCGGTTTCGTTTCGCACACGCAGTACGATTTCGGCAGCGTGCTCAAGTTCGTCGAGCAGACGTTCGACACCGATTCGCTTGGCACGAGCGACGCGAGCGCGACCTCGATCGTGGACGGCTTCGACTTCACGCAGAAGGCGCACGCCTTTACTCCCGTTGCCGCCCGGTATCAAAATCCGCACTGCGCCGCCGGCGCAACGGCCAAACAAATCATCGACAACGACGGCGGTATCGTTCCCGAATGA
- a CDS encoding SpoIIE family protein phosphatase, with protein MHAFATAGHPPPILASASQPPYSLAHGGIPLGIDYDVRSQTHEVELAPKTWILFYTDGLVEFDRHSDRAEETARDALARMTATATSNDAAAEITRAVIGKARPSDDVAVVVVHLE; from the coding sequence ATGCATGCGTTTGCGACCGCAGGACATCCACCGCCGATACTCGCCTCGGCGTCGCAGCCGCCGTACTCGTTAGCGCATGGCGGAATCCCGTTGGGAATCGATTATGACGTACGTTCGCAAACGCACGAGGTCGAACTCGCCCCCAAGACGTGGATTCTTTTTTACACCGACGGCCTGGTCGAGTTCGATCGCCATTCGGATCGCGCCGAGGAAACTGCGCGCGACGCGCTCGCGCGGATGACGGCGACGGCAACGTCGAACGATGCGGCCGCGGAGATTACGCGAGCGGTCATCGGAAAGGCGCGGCCCAGCGACGACGTCGCAGTCGTGGTGGTTCATCTAGAATAA
- a CDS encoding MASE1 domain-containing protein — translation MYRGKKINRFLACALVAAAYVGCAELGFSVAFTTKQVTAVWPPTGIAVAALVLWGLRLWPGVFAGALISNAITGEPWWTAAAIATSNTAAPVVATMLLRRVDFARTLERARDVVAIVVIAGLSMTVSATCGVALLAIAGIVSWHAYASIWPVWWAGDAMGVLVFAPVLLTFAGKSSMGIERAKRLELAALFVAVFAVTWLTFVSDLPVRLSVYPLVVWVALRFGQRETAAAILAITAICVWGTAHQLGSFGDGTEDQRLLSVMSFVAILCVTGLLLSAAMSERRAANARLVSAVETLQSGFLPSQLPQRDGVRISGSYLAAGSEALVGGDWYDAFERPDGSIVVSIGDVAGHGLGAAVAAGKLRQAIFATAFDTDDPARVLERVNRTLPLQTETVATALVAIFDASLRCMRLRPQDIHRRYSPRRRSRRTR, via the coding sequence ATTTACCGGGGCAAAAAGATCAATAGATTTCTCGCCTGCGCGCTCGTTGCGGCGGCCTACGTGGGATGCGCCGAGCTTGGCTTCAGCGTCGCCTTTACGACCAAGCAAGTCACGGCCGTTTGGCCGCCGACCGGCATCGCCGTTGCCGCGCTCGTCTTATGGGGATTGCGGCTGTGGCCGGGCGTATTCGCGGGCGCACTGATCAGCAACGCGATTACCGGCGAACCGTGGTGGACAGCGGCGGCAATCGCAACGAGTAATACGGCCGCACCGGTCGTCGCTACCATGTTACTGCGTCGCGTGGATTTCGCGCGCACGCTCGAGCGTGCACGTGACGTCGTCGCGATCGTCGTCATTGCCGGGCTCAGTATGACCGTGTCGGCGACGTGCGGCGTCGCGCTGCTGGCAATCGCAGGCATCGTTTCGTGGCACGCATACGCCTCCATCTGGCCCGTTTGGTGGGCCGGCGATGCGATGGGAGTGCTCGTCTTCGCGCCGGTTCTGCTCACGTTTGCCGGCAAAAGTTCCATGGGAATCGAAAGAGCAAAACGGTTAGAACTGGCCGCGCTCTTCGTGGCCGTTTTTGCCGTAACGTGGCTGACGTTCGTCAGCGATTTGCCGGTGCGGCTGTCGGTGTATCCGCTGGTGGTGTGGGTTGCGCTGAGGTTCGGCCAGCGCGAAACGGCGGCCGCGATCTTAGCGATTACGGCGATCTGCGTGTGGGGCACGGCGCACCAGCTCGGCTCGTTTGGAGACGGAACGGAAGATCAACGTCTCCTGTCGGTCATGTCGTTCGTCGCGATTCTTTGCGTGACCGGCCTGCTGCTGTCGGCGGCGATGAGCGAGCGTCGCGCCGCGAACGCGCGTCTCGTCAGCGCCGTCGAGACCCTGCAATCCGGCTTTCTTCCGAGTCAGTTACCGCAACGCGACGGCGTTCGCATTAGCGGATCGTACCTCGCCGCCGGAAGTGAAGCGCTTGTCGGCGGAGATTGGTACGATGCTTTCGAGCGACCCGACGGGAGCATCGTCGTCTCGATCGGCGACGTCGCCGGCCACGGCTTGGGCGCGGCGGTAGCGGCCGGCAAGCTGCGCCAGGCCATCTTTGCAACCGCGTTCGACACCGACGATCCGGCGCGCGTCCTCGAACGCGTGAACCGGACGTTGCCGCTGCAAACCGAGACGGTAGCTACCGCGCTCGTCGCCATATTCGACGCCTCGCTGCGATGCATGCGTTTGCGACCGCAGGACATCCACCGCCGATACTCGCCTCGGCGTCGCAGCCGCCGTACTCGTTAG
- a CDS encoding 2,3,4,5-tetrahydropyridine-2,6-dicarboxylate N-succinyltransferase: protein MTIEEIRERVERLARGEGDVRGRDGRAVDDVIEMLDEGTLRVAEPQGGNWVTNAWVKQAILLYFARRDADWIGGGDGPIYYDKLPLKKNYKKLGVRCVPPGVARYGSFLGRGVILMPGYVNIGAYVDDGTMIDTWATVGSCAQIGKNVHLSGGVGIGGVLEPPQAAPVIVEDGAFVGSRCIVVEGVRVEREAVLGAGVVLTASTPIVDVRGSESATAKGRVPARAVVIPGTLPKRFPAGEYGAPCALIVGTRNESTDQKTSLNAALREFEVAV, encoded by the coding sequence GTGACGATCGAAGAAATACGCGAGCGCGTCGAACGTTTGGCGCGCGGGGAGGGTGACGTTCGCGGTCGCGACGGCCGTGCCGTGGACGACGTCATCGAGATGCTCGACGAAGGCACGCTTCGCGTGGCCGAACCGCAGGGCGGAAACTGGGTCACCAACGCATGGGTGAAGCAGGCCATCCTCCTCTACTTCGCGCGGCGCGATGCCGACTGGATCGGCGGCGGTGACGGCCCCATCTATTACGACAAGCTTCCGCTCAAGAAAAACTATAAGAAACTGGGAGTGCGCTGCGTTCCTCCCGGAGTTGCCCGCTACGGTTCGTTCCTGGGACGCGGCGTCATTTTGATGCCGGGTTACGTCAACATCGGCGCCTACGTCGACGATGGAACGATGATCGATACGTGGGCGACCGTCGGCTCGTGCGCACAGATCGGCAAGAACGTTCATCTGAGCGGCGGCGTTGGAATCGGCGGCGTGCTCGAGCCGCCGCAAGCGGCTCCGGTGATCGTTGAGGACGGAGCGTTCGTGGGTTCGCGGTGCATCGTGGTCGAGGGCGTGCGCGTCGAGCGCGAAGCAGTACTGGGTGCCGGCGTGGTGCTGACGGCCAGTACGCCGATCGTCGACGTGCGCGGCAGCGAATCGGCGACCGCAAAGGGACGCGTACCCGCGCGCGCCGTCGTGATCCCGGGGACCCTGCCGAAGCGGTTTCCGGCCGGTGAGTACGGAGCGCCCTGTGCCCTGATCGTCGGCACGCGCAACGAGTCGACCGATCAAAAGACGTCGCTCAACGCCGCGCTGCGCGAGTTCGAGGTGGCGGTGTGA
- a CDS encoding pyridoxal phosphate-dependent aminotransferase yields the protein MNPRVLEIQGSLIRKVAAKKKPSSIDLGLGEPSLAPNPEHLAYAMRHVAEHGIRYTHNAGDSALREAIARYYRYPEMQKLGNVCVTTGSQEAMYVTLKTLLDPAQDELLVVEPAFPSYVKMAALEGVACRTVAMREDDDFAFDADRILAAVTPATRAIVICSPCNPTARVLSREQAELLVRGLAHHPKKHVWLIHDEIYREQTFVEDAAYLADMYPYTIVTNSVSKSNALTGLRLGWILAPETFVEHAIKTHAWCTSCADSFAQAVALHIFTELEGVREHAPWYREQRKAVVHALDSDKLKYVSPEGSFYACVRLPDGASSLDAANDLIDRYDVLAIPGVAFGPSLEGWLRLSWVAPAERVAEGISRIAAYCATASRSRV from the coding sequence GTGAATCCGCGCGTCCTCGAGATACAGGGTTCGCTCATTCGCAAAGTCGCGGCGAAGAAGAAGCCGTCGTCGATCGACCTGGGTTTAGGCGAACCGTCGCTCGCGCCGAATCCGGAGCATTTAGCGTACGCGATGCGGCATGTCGCCGAACACGGCATTCGCTACACACATAACGCGGGCGATTCGGCGCTGCGCGAGGCGATCGCGCGGTACTACCGCTATCCCGAGATGCAAAAACTCGGCAACGTTTGCGTGACGACCGGCTCGCAAGAAGCGATGTACGTCACGCTCAAAACGCTGCTCGACCCCGCGCAGGACGAGCTCCTCGTCGTCGAGCCGGCGTTTCCGTCGTATGTGAAAATGGCCGCCCTCGAAGGCGTAGCGTGCCGGACGGTAGCGATGCGCGAAGACGACGACTTTGCCTTCGATGCGGACCGCATTCTTGCGGCCGTAACGCCGGCGACGCGCGCGATCGTCATTTGTTCGCCATGCAATCCGACGGCCCGCGTTCTCTCGCGCGAGCAAGCCGAGCTGCTGGTCCGCGGCCTTGCGCATCATCCGAAGAAGCACGTTTGGCTCATCCACGACGAAATCTATCGCGAGCAGACCTTCGTCGAAGACGCGGCATACTTGGCCGACATGTATCCGTATACGATCGTGACCAATTCGGTTAGTAAGAGCAACGCGCTCACGGGTCTCCGGCTCGGGTGGATTCTGGCTCCGGAGACGTTCGTCGAGCACGCGATCAAAACGCACGCTTGGTGCACGTCGTGCGCGGATTCGTTCGCGCAGGCCGTCGCGCTGCACATCTTTACCGAGCTCGAAGGCGTGCGCGAACACGCGCCATGGTACCGCGAACAGCGCAAAGCCGTCGTGCACGCGCTGGATTCAGACAAACTCAAGTACGTTTCCCCCGAAGGCTCGTTTTACGCGTGTGTCCGCCTACCCGACGGAGCGTCGTCGCTCGACGCTGCCAACGACCTCATCGATCGCTACGACGTTTTGGCCATACCGGGCGTTGCGTTCGGTCCCTCGCTGGAAGGATGGCTGCGCTTGAGCTGGGTTGCGCCCGCCGAGCGTGTCGCCGAGGGCATTTCGCGCATCGCCGCCTATTGCGCAACCGCGTCGCGTTCGCGGGTGTAA
- a CDS encoding NAD(P)-binding domain-containing protein gives MNVGILGSGDVAKALAAGFLSRGHRVMLGTRDVTKLTDWQKENPGGRVGSFADAAGFGDVIVLATLGTATVDALRQAGVDRFADKVVIDAANPLRQGNAGPQLAIGFDDSLGEQVQRAIPQARVVKAFNTVGSPYMIDPKFEGGPPTMFVAGDDDRAKQFVSGILRDFGWDVADLGGIEASRYLEPMCMAWVAYGARTNTWHHAFKLLR, from the coding sequence ATGAACGTTGGAATATTGGGCAGCGGTGACGTTGCCAAAGCGCTGGCCGCGGGGTTTTTATCGCGCGGACACCGGGTGATGCTTGGGACGCGCGATGTGACGAAGCTGACCGATTGGCAGAAGGAAAATCCCGGCGGGAGAGTTGGTTCGTTCGCGGACGCTGCGGGGTTCGGCGACGTCATCGTGCTCGCGACCTTGGGAACGGCTACCGTCGACGCCCTGCGTCAGGCCGGAGTCGATCGTTTCGCGGACAAGGTCGTCATCGACGCGGCCAACCCGTTGCGCCAAGGCAACGCCGGGCCGCAGCTCGCAATCGGTTTCGACGATTCACTCGGGGAGCAGGTGCAGCGCGCGATACCGCAGGCTCGCGTGGTCAAGGCCTTCAATACCGTCGGCTCGCCGTACATGATCGATCCGAAGTTCGAGGGCGGTCCGCCGACGATGTTCGTTGCCGGCGACGACGACCGCGCGAAGCAATTCGTTTCCGGGATTCTGCGCGACTTCGGTTGGGACGTGGCCGATCTCGGCGGCATCGAGGCGTCGCGCTATTTGGAGCCGATGTGTATGGCGTGGGTTGCCTACGGCGCGCGCACCAATACCTGGCATCACGCCTTTAAGCTACTCCGTTAG